The sequence CGGTATGACCTGTTATAAGCACTCTTTTGTTTTTATAAAAATTTTTCATAATTACCATACCTCTCATGTGTTATCGTTTTCATACATTGTTATATCTGCGGAAATTATTTGATAAATATGTGGCTTACCATACTTTCCACGGTGCTGAATTTGAGCTCCATAAACGTTCCAACATTATTTTATCCCTCATGGTATCCATACATTGCCAGAAGCCAAAGTGCTTGTATGCTGCCAACTGTCCGCCGGATGCCAGTTTATGCATTGGTTCCTGTTCAAATACCAAATCATCTCTGTAATCCAAATACTCAAAAATCTCAGGTTCCGCTACCATGAATCCGCCGTTGACCCAACCGCCGTGTTCTTTTGCTTTTTCACTAAACTTCTCGATTGTATAGTCATCCTCTCCAAAAGATAGCACTCCGAATCGTCCGCCGGGTTGTATTGCAGTCATGGTCAATACTTTTCCGTGCTTTCTATGAAAGTTTACCAATTCATTGAGAGGCACATCGCTTAGCCCGTCTCCGTAGGTAAGCATGAAGCTTTCATTTCCAATATACTTCTGAATTCTTTTAATACGGGCTCCGGTTTGAGTACATAACCCGGTATCTACCAACGTAACCTTCCAGGGTTCGGCAATATTATTATGAATAATCATGTTGTTTTGCCGGGAAAAATCAAAGGTGACATCAGATAGATGCAAATAATAGTTTGCGAAATACTCCTTTATTAAAAATCCTTTGTAACCGCAACAAATGATAAAATCATTATAGCCATAATATGAATAGTATTTCATGATGTGCCATAGAATAGGAGCTTCTCCGATTTCTATCATTGGCTTTGGTTTCAAATGACTTTCTTCACTGATGCGAGTTCCCATTCCTCCTGCCAATATGACAACTTTCAAATTATTTCATCCTCTCCGGCTAATACAGCATTTCAATGCAATGATAAATCCATTAATCTCAGTATCGGTTAGTTATTTTTAAAACTTTATAGTAATTTTTTTGCATTTTCACCACTTAATTATTTCTATATGATTGGAAGAATAAAAACATTGTTTTTGCCACCGTCGGTGTATAATTAGTCATCAATTACTACCGTAATAGACAAGATTTATTTTTTTGATGTATAGACGAAGGAATAAGCACTTGTTAAGCAGGAAAAAACATTTATGTTGCCCTTACAAATATAATAGTTATTGTAGCTATTGCAATTTTGAATCAAACCATTCCTTAAATAATGTAGGTTCAACAACTAATTCATCCGTACGCAACACAGAACATTCCCGTTCATCCACAATGTCTTCATTTTTATTTTGTAAATATAGTACTAATCTGATTGACAAATCGTTGAAATAATATTCAAATTTGTTATTGCCTTTATTAGCGCCGTTCATTGAATCCTTAATAACATTAACGATATCTTCTTTTGATTTTACAGAATAGTCCTCAGGATTTCCCTGTTCTACATGTACATCGTATAATTTTTGTGCTATTTCATCAATTGTATAATAATTAAATATATCAACTTCTTTCAGGTTGACCAAATCAATATTTACATATTCTTCATCATGGAAATATTCATTGTATTCATCATTTTTAATTTCTTTTGAGTGATTGTAATAATTACCATTGGTGTAAATACATATTGAAGCAAATTTTTCATTTTTTATAGTTTCACCGACTGTTATGCTAAATTTGCCTTCAACGCCCATGTTCTTAATTTTTTCTATTTGTTTATTTATGTATTTTTTGATAGTGTCATTGATAAAATTTTGCTTAATATTATCAGAGTAGTTAAACTCTTCATAAGAAATTATTAATTTGCCCAGTGTTTTAGATACTGTGTTTGATTTTTGATTATTTTCATAAAAATTGTCTAAAATATCTATTTTTTCTTCAAAATGGTTAACGATTGTCTGAAGAGTATCTTGCATAGGCAAAACATTGTAGTAGTGGCTTTCTTCTTGTTTGGTTAAATATATTCGCTTATCTGTTTTATCATATTGATAGGTTGATATAACGTTCCATCGCCAGGCCGAACCGCCATATTGGCTTATTGAAATAGTACCGTTATCAATATTTGTTGACACAATTGGTTTGCCTAAAAGACCTCCATGTGATGTTATCAATCCTTCGACTTCTCCGTGTTTTACGTATCCATTTTCACTTCCAAAAAGAATAAGTGTTACTCTGCTATTGCCATAAGATTCAGTGCCGTCCTGAGGAGTATCTATTTCAAAAGTAATAATTACATCTTCATAACTGTCATGATTTATGTTCCCGCGAGTGAGAAAAAGTGGGTGACAATTGTCATAATCACTGAAATCAGCTATCAAATTAACAATATCATTATAAACTGCATCTATTAAATTTGCACCATCCTTTTTTATGTATACATCCACAATTTCTTCTTCACTGTCAGACGCAGTTAATATATAAATGTAATTGCCTATTTTTAACTCAATAAAGCTTATATTATTATCACTGTGGCTTATTTTGCATTCTTCAATTTTCAAGGATTTATCTATCTGATTAACATCATTTAATGACATGCCCTTCTTAAATCCAAAATTTCTTAATGCTTCTATTTCATATGGTACTGATATTTCAATATAACTGGGTGTGAGTCTTTCAGAATTATTGGCAAAGTAAAGAGTCACTTTATCAAAAAATACAGTGGGGAATTCAAGGGAGTATCTGAAAAAACTCGAATCGGTATAGTTACTATTTTCAATTTTCTGCTCTTTGAAATAGTTGTAATATAAGTTAAAGTACTCATCAATATCCTTTTTAGATATTAATTGTTCGGACTTTGAAGAATTGTCTGTTGTGAAATTATCTATTGTCAAATTGTCTGTTGCCGAACTGTTTGGTGTGCTTTCATTATCCGGACTTGTAGTGATATTTTTCATATTATTATTACAGGAAACCATTATAAAGGTAATAAAGATAAATATTATAATTGTGAAAATTTTATATTTCATCTGTTATCCTCATATCATTATTATTATGATAAATATTACAATTCTTTAGTAAAAAACGCAAGTGCCAACACAGTTAATTTGCAATTTCTATATCAATCTACTACACTTTTTCTTCAATTTTAATGAATCGTTCAGGTGCACAACTTGATGTCTGGTTATGGGCATAAGTATTAACCCTGCTATATTCTTTTTCCCCCAAAAGTCCAATAACCATTTGGAATCCTCGACATCTAAGACTCCGCCTTCGTCTAAAATACGATTCAGTCTGGTTTTTTGGACTTTTTTCTTAAAATCATCCGGTTTCAGTTTTAGAATAACCTCTCTGGTTCTTTTTCCTACTGCCTTTCTGTATTCCCGCAGCTCTTCCATATTGATTTTTTCACTTAAGGATATTATTTCATCATCGCTCATTGCATTGCCGGTATCGCTTACTTCGATATTTAACCTGGCAGGCCAATTTTGACGTTTAAATTCCTGAATTTCATCCGCAATTAAAATGTTTACTGTCAAATCTTCTATTCTTGTAATATGCCAAATATTCCAGGCAATAGTTACATCTTCTTTTGTCGGCATTGTGACAAAAGTTTTTTTGTCCAAGCCTTCCCAAAGCTCATCTTCCAGTGTTGGTATATTCCTGCCGTACACATCGTGTGAATGCACCATGGAATGCAGATCTTGTATTAACTCAATCGTTTCGTTAAACTTGTCTTCATTTAGTATTATATTTTTTAGTCGTTTTTGTTTTGGATTCCAGTCCCTGGCTACACTAAACATTTAAAATCCTACCTTTTTAAAATATGTAATTGCTTATAACAAGACAATAGATATATTCTACTTGTTATTAATATTTTTTAAAAAAGCTTTATTTATTTCATTGGTGAAAGTACTTGGTGTCCAATAAGTTTTATCCTCCGGTAATTCAAGGCTGTCAGCGCTATATATACCTACAATGTAGCAGGAATCATCTACATAAATTAATATGTATATTAAAATTATCAGTTTGTAGCATATGACTATTTTATCACAGTATATTCCATAAGTAAATTAAATTTGTTGTGACCGGCAAAATAAAGCTATTTTGAACTATTCTTGGGTCTCCTACATCTTCAAGCGGTTCATAGCCTGTTGAACCATATTTCCGTATTATAGAGCAATATTCCTCCTCGGCAATATCA comes from Acetivibrio thermocellus ATCC 27405 and encodes:
- the rfbF gene encoding glucose-1-phosphate cytidylyltransferase, whose amino-acid sequence is MKVVILAGGMGTRISEESHLKPKPMIEIGEAPILWHIMKYYSYYGYNDFIICCGYKGFLIKEYFANYYLHLSDVTFDFSRQNNMIIHNNIAEPWKVTLVDTGLCTQTGARIKRIQKYIGNESFMLTYGDGLSDVPLNELVNFHRKHGKVLTMTAIQPGGRFGVLSFGEDDYTIEKFSEKAKEHGGWVNGGFMVAEPEIFEYLDYRDDLVFEQEPMHKLASGGQLAAYKHFGFWQCMDTMRDKIMLERLWSSNSAPWKVW
- a CDS encoding DinB family protein — its product is MFSVARDWNPKQKRLKNIILNEDKFNETIELIQDLHSMVHSHDVYGRNIPTLEDELWEGLDKKTFVTMPTKEDVTIAWNIWHITRIEDLTVNILIADEIQEFKRQNWPARLNIEVSDTGNAMSDDEIISLSEKINMEELREYRKAVGKRTREVILKLKPDDFKKKVQKTRLNRILDEGGVLDVEDSKWLLDFWGKKNIAGLILMPITRHQVVHLNDSLKLKKKCSRLI